In one window of Arachis ipaensis cultivar K30076 chromosome B06, Araip1.1, whole genome shotgun sequence DNA:
- the LOC107605758 gene encoding gamma carbonic anhydrase 1, mitochondrial: protein MGTLGRAIYTVGFWIRETGQAIDRLGSRFQGKYYFQEQLSRHRTLMNIFDKTPLVDKDAFVAPSASVIGDVKIGGGSSIWYGCVLRGDVNSISVGSGTNIQDNSLVHVAKSNLSGKVLPTIIGDKVTVGHSAVLHGCVVEDEAFVGMGATLLDGVVVEKHAMVAAGSLVRQNSKIPSGEIWAGNPAKFLRKLTDEEIAFISQSATNYTNLAQVHAAENVKSFDEIEFEKGLRKKYARKDEEYDSMLGVVREIPPELILPENILPKQQEKSLKI from the exons ATGGGAACCCTTGGGAGAGCCATATACACTGTTGGATTCTGGATTCGAGAAACCGGTCAAGCAATTGATCGCCTCGGTTCCCGTTTTCAAGGGAAATATTACTTCCAAGAGCAGC TGTCTAGGCATCGAACTCTGATGAACATATTTGACAAGACTCCTCTGGTTGATAAGGATGCATTTGTTGCCCCAAGTGCTTCCGTCATCGGTGATGTTAAAATTGGAGGTGGATCATCAATTTGGTATGGATGTGTCTTGAGAG GTGACGTGAACAGCATCAGTGTTGGTAGCGGAACCAACATACAGGACAACTCCTTAGTGCATGTTGCGAAGTCAAATTTAAGTGGAAAGGTGTTGCCTACTATTATTGGAGACAAAGTTACTGTAG GTCATAGTGCTGTTCTACATGGTTGCGTCGTTGAGGATGAGGCTTTTGTTGGTATGGGTGCAACACTACTTGACGGTGTTGTTGTTGAGAAACATGCGATGGTTGCTGCTGGATCCCTTGTGAGACAGAATTCAAAGATTCCAAGTGGAGAG ATATGGGCAGGCAATCCAGCAAAGTTCCTGAGGAAGCTCACTGATGAAGAGATAGCTTTTATCTCCCAGTCAGCCACCAACTATACTAACCTTGCTCAGGTGCACGCAGCAGAAAATGTGAAATCATTTGATGAAATCGAGTTTGAGAAGGGGTTACGAAAGAAGTATGCACGTAAGGACGAGGAGTATGACTCAATGCTCGGTGTTGTCCGTGAGATTCCTCCAGAGCTTATTCTTCCAGAAAATATCCTACCGAAACAACAAGAAAAGTCTCTTAAAATTTGA